A single genomic interval of Helianthus annuus cultivar XRQ/B chromosome 13, HanXRQr2.0-SUNRISE, whole genome shotgun sequence harbors:
- the LOC110897480 gene encoding early nodulin-like protein 2, with protein MAFKTSGCFLMAIIFFFITSISSSHPYTFQVGGKDGWTLHPSENYNNWAGRLRFLINDTLHFKYDGSSDSVLVVNRSDYDGCNGNNPVLKLEGGDSTFKFDRSGPFYFITGNKSNCDQGQKLIVVVLAVRNRSPPPSAATPPSPTALPPSPEISPVFPPSPVSTPPAPSPGGGAPTPGGGGAPSPGGEGGAPTPGTTGGGGGAPPPGTGTGGGGAPSPGSGGGNNPSADTTSPPPPSAATSPLSGGLTALGVTVIFALWGI; from the exons ATGGCGTTCAAGACCTCTGGATGCTTTCTCATGGcgatcatcttcttcttcatcacttCCATATCTTCTTCACATCCTTACACCTTCCAAGTTGGTGGCAAAGATGGCTGGACCCTGCACCCATCCGAAAACTACAACAATTGGGCCGGCCGATTGCGCTTTCTGATCAACGATACCCTCC ATTTTAAGTATGATGGTAGCTCAGACTCTGTTCTGGTGGTGAATAGAAGTGATTATGATGGATGCAATGGGAATAATCCCGTTTTGAAGCTCGAAGGCGGTGATTCGACGTTTAAGTTTGATCGATCGGGTCCCTTTTATTTTATTACCGGGAATAAGTCGAATTGTGATCAAGGTCAGAAACTGATTGTGGTGGTTTTGGCTGTTAGAAACCGATCACCGCCACCGTCGGCCGCTACTCCGCCTTCGCCTACGGCCCTTCCGCCATCTCCCGAAATATCCCCTGTTTTTCCACCATCCCCTGTTTCGACTCCTCCCGCGCCTTCGCCTGGAGGAGGGGCACCTACGCCCGGTGGCGGAGGCGCCCCTTCACCTGGAGGAGAAGGTGGTGCGCCTACTCCAGGTACTACTGGTGGAGGAGGAGGCGCTCCTCCTCCAGGGACTGGCACTGGCGGAGGAGGCGCCCCTTCTCCAGGTAGTGGCGGCGGTAATAATCCGTCAGCGGACACTACATCACCTCCGCCCCCATCGGCCGCAACATCACCACTTTCTGGTGGCTTAACTGCATTAGGTGTAACGGTTATCTTTGCTTTATGGGGGATTTGA